From the Spartinivicinus poritis genome, one window contains:
- a CDS encoding LysE family translocator, whose translation MISIEFIITSLVVVLIPGTGVLYTVATGLFMGARASIYAAIGCTLGIVPSLLASVMGLAVIFHTSALAFQAIKYAGVAYLLFLAWSMWRSSAPLTLESEHHEKQGAFSVALKGFLINILNPKLTIFFLAFLPQFLPQQIEQPMLNMVALGSVFMIMTFVVFIIYGLLANSIRHYIIHSEKVNMLIQKGFAGSFAALGLKLAFTENT comes from the coding sequence ATGATATCGATCGAATTTATTATTACCTCATTAGTGGTTGTGTTAATACCAGGGACCGGAGTGCTCTATACAGTAGCAACAGGGCTATTTATGGGAGCAAGGGCGAGTATATATGCAGCTATTGGCTGCACACTAGGTATTGTTCCATCACTACTAGCAAGTGTTATGGGATTGGCAGTTATTTTTCATACCAGTGCACTTGCCTTTCAAGCTATTAAGTATGCTGGTGTTGCATACTTGTTGTTTCTTGCTTGGTCAATGTGGCGCTCTAGTGCTCCTTTAACGCTAGAAAGTGAGCACCATGAAAAGCAAGGGGCATTTTCAGTTGCTTTGAAAGGCTTTTTAATCAATATACTTAACCCTAAGCTAACCATATTCTTCCTTGCTTTTTTACCGCAGTTTCTTCCCCAGCAAATAGAACAACCTATGTTAAATATGGTGGCGCTTGGTAGTGTTTTTATGATTATGACTTTTGTCGTTTTTATCATCTATGGTCTGCTTGCGAATAGTATTCGTCACTATATTATTCACTCTGAAAAAGTGAATATGCTGATTCAGAAAGGTTTTGCTGGAAGCTTCGCTGCATTAGGGTTGAAACTGGCATTCACTGAAAACACATAG